In one Staphylococcus lutrae genomic region, the following are encoded:
- a CDS encoding heavy metal translocating P-type ATPase, which produces MTREETFKISGMTCAACSARIEKVLNRQEGIDNISVNLVMENGTVKYDPSKITIDEIYERVAKIGYEAFPMETQAETEKRKSSELKRQKYKFIISLILSLPLLYTMFGHFAFLSFIPVPNLFMNGWFQFILATPIQFVLGGQFYVGAYKSLSNKSANMDVLVAMGTSAAYFYSIYLMLTHINSTHHVALYFETSAVLITLILLGKYFEMRAKGHASDAISKLAALQVKDAEVERNGETERVSIDDVRVGDVLWVRSGQQIPLDGEIVDGATTINEAMLTGESMPVEKKIGDTVIGSTLNETNFIKVKVTQVGEDLVLNQIIKVVEAAQNDKPQIQRLADKISNIFVPTVVALALIAFAVWYFIISPFRFTESFEIFISVIVIACPCALGLATPTSIMVGSGRAAEAGVLFKTAESLEQAQNVDTIVFDKTGTITNGKPIVVDKIYYNENWPIGAYIKSLELHSEHPLSKALLDAYAQEETLPVEQYETHIGHGISGRINDQVVRIGSVRFITGTDALSSTQQHKIHDLEQQGATVIGVAIDDCFVAVIALRDEPKVDAKVVLQQLKKDYRLVMLSGDSERTAQAIGQALGFTTVISEVKPDEKSDVISELQQQGHRVMMVGDGVNDAPALMKSDMGVAMGSGSDIALDSADIALVNGHLTGVVEALKLSRLTIKNIKQNLFFAFCYNLIGIPIAAAGLLAPWVAGAAMAFSSVSVVLNALRLKNVKK; this is translated from the coding sequence ATGACACGAGAAGAAACTTTTAAAATTTCAGGTATGACATGTGCAGCTTGTTCTGCACGTATTGAAAAAGTACTTAATCGTCAAGAAGGTATTGATAATATCAGTGTGAACTTAGTCATGGAAAATGGCACGGTGAAGTACGACCCGTCGAAAATTACTATTGATGAAATATATGAACGTGTGGCAAAGATTGGATACGAAGCCTTTCCAATGGAGACACAAGCTGAAACTGAAAAACGTAAAAGTAGTGAATTAAAGCGGCAAAAGTATAAGTTTATTATTTCGCTGATACTTTCATTACCATTGTTGTATACGATGTTTGGTCATTTTGCATTTCTCAGTTTTATCCCGGTGCCTAATCTCTTCATGAATGGTTGGTTTCAATTTATTTTAGCTACACCTATTCAATTTGTATTAGGAGGGCAATTCTATGTCGGTGCGTATAAGTCGCTCTCCAACAAAAGCGCCAATATGGATGTACTTGTCGCGATGGGGACATCAGCTGCCTATTTTTACAGTATTTATTTAATGTTAACACACATTAATTCAACGCATCATGTTGCACTTTATTTTGAGACAAGTGCCGTATTAATTACTTTAATTTTGTTAGGTAAATATTTTGAGATGCGGGCGAAAGGACATGCCAGTGATGCAATTAGTAAATTAGCAGCACTACAAGTTAAAGATGCTGAAGTTGAACGCAATGGAGAGACAGAGCGGGTATCAATTGATGATGTACGGGTGGGAGATGTTCTGTGGGTGAGAAGTGGTCAACAAATCCCTTTAGATGGTGAAATTGTGGATGGTGCTACGACAATCAATGAAGCCATGTTAACTGGAGAAAGTATGCCTGTTGAAAAGAAAATAGGTGACACTGTTATTGGTAGTACATTGAATGAAACGAATTTTATTAAAGTTAAAGTGACTCAGGTTGGTGAAGACTTAGTATTAAATCAAATCATTAAAGTCGTTGAAGCGGCACAAAATGATAAACCACAAATACAAAGACTTGCTGATAAAATTTCAAATATTTTTGTACCCACTGTTGTGGCTTTGGCTCTAATTGCCTTTGCGGTATGGTATTTTATCATCAGTCCATTTCGATTTACAGAGAGCTTTGAAATTTTTATCTCAGTCATCGTGATTGCATGTCCATGTGCTTTAGGTTTAGCAACGCCAACGTCTATCATGGTCGGTTCAGGACGTGCAGCAGAAGCAGGGGTTTTGTTTAAAACAGCAGAATCACTCGAACAAGCACAAAATGTCGATACCATTGTCTTTGATAAGACAGGGACGATTACAAATGGCAAGCCGATCGTAGTCGATAAAATTTATTATAATGAAAACTGGCCGATTGGTGCTTATATTAAGAGTCTAGAACTTCACTCTGAACATCCTTTGTCTAAAGCGTTATTAGATGCATATGCACAAGAAGAGACTCTACCAGTAGAACAGTATGAGACACATATCGGTCACGGTATTTCAGGACGAATTAATGACCAGGTTGTTCGTATAGGCTCGGTTCGATTCATCACCGGAACAGATGCGCTATCATCTACACAACAACACAAAATTCATGACCTTGAACAACAGGGGGCTACGGTCATTGGAGTGGCCATTGACGACTGTTTTGTAGCAGTAATCGCTTTGCGTGACGAACCAAAAGTTGATGCCAAAGTGGTATTACAGCAATTAAAAAAAGACTATCGCCTAGTCATGTTAAGTGGTGACAGTGAACGTACAGCACAAGCGATTGGACAAGCACTTGGATTTACAACAGTGATATCAGAAGTCAAACCGGATGAAAAATCTGACGTCATTAGTGAATTACAGCAACAGGGTCACCGTGTCATGATGGTGGGTGATGGTGTGAATGATGCACCAGCATTGATGAAAAGTGATATGGGTGTGGCGATGGGTTCAGGATCTGATATTGCATTAGATTCTGCTGATATTGCGTTAGTCAATGGTCATTTGACAGGAGTTGTAGAGGCATTAAAGCTAAGTCGTTTAACAATAAAAAATATAAAACAAAATTTATTTTTTGCATTTTGTTATAATTTGATTGGAATCCCTATTGCAGCAGCAGGTCTTTTAGCGCCATGGGTTGCCGGTGCAGCAATGGCATTTAGTTCAGTTTCAGTTGTATTAAATGCATTACGATTAAAAAATGTGAAGAAATAA
- a CDS encoding cation transporter produces the protein MVKHTIKVEGMTCDHCKAAVEDAVKENAHVTHVEAFPAKDIVEVEVNEDTALDDIKQRIYEQGYDVVS, from the coding sequence ATGGTAAAACACACAATTAAAGTAGAAGGAATGACTTGTGATCATTGTAAAGCGGCAGTTGAAGATGCAGTCAAAGAAAATGCGCATGTGACACATGTAGAAGCTTTCCCTGCAAAAGATATAGTGGAAGTTGAAGTGAATGAAGATACAGCGTTAGATGATATTAAACAACGTATTTATGAGCAAGGGTACGATGTGGTGTCATAA
- the csoZ gene encoding putative copper chaperone CsoZ, which yields MEIGYVKIDQLTTEHQQNELETRLLTLIGVESVVVDIAAHLVKLTFQTPANLNTIEKEIYDAGFPVIESYKGVSNDGKTHN from the coding sequence ATGGAAATCGGTTACGTTAAAATTGATCAACTGACAACAGAGCACCAACAAAATGAATTGGAAACACGCTTGTTGACGTTGATTGGTGTTGAATCAGTAGTAGTTGATATTGCAGCACATCTAGTGAAACTCACTTTTCAAACACCAGCGAATCTCAACACAATAGAAAAAGAAATTTATGATGCAGGATTTCCTGTAATCGAATCATACAAAGGAGTGTCAAACGATGGTAAAACACACAATTAA
- the csoR gene encoding copper-sensing transcriptional repressor CsoR: protein MTEHAHHSEEIKRNLKSRLNRIEGQVKAINRMIDEDVYCDDILTQIRATRSALNSVASRLLDHHMKGCIMHKIEAGHQTEAMEELLVTFQKLMKD from the coding sequence ATGACAGAACATGCACATCATTCTGAAGAGATTAAGAGAAATTTGAAATCACGTTTAAATCGCATTGAAGGTCAAGTTAAAGCGATTAATCGTATGATTGATGAGGATGTCTATTGTGATGACATCTTAACACAAATTAGAGCTACACGTTCGGCATTAAATAGTGTTGCATCACGATTACTTGATCACCATATGAAAGGATGTATCATGCATAAAATTGAAGCAGGACATCAAACTGAGGCAATGGAAGAATTACTCGTGACATTTCAAAAACTGATGAAAGATTGA
- the cls gene encoding cardiolipin synthase, with the protein MPEFLYSILYNQNVLLNYIFIGAFLLNLIFIFTIIFMERRSASSIWAWIFVLGLFPLLGFILYLLFGRQIQRKSIFKLNQRDQMGLEAIVNEQLHALKNNQFEADNPHIQNYSRMIQMLLYNNAAFYTNNNEITLFTDGHQKFNSLKEDIRNAKSYIHIQYYIFKHDTLGKSILALLEEKLEQGVEVKMLYDDMGSRSLTLRDFKRFKQKGGHVESFFPSKLPLINLRMNNRNHRKIVVIDGYIGYVGGFNVGNEYLGLSKKFGYWRDTHLRIQGQAVSALQLRFILDWNSQAHRDNITYSSQYFPRHQENKAGNIGIQIASSGPDEFWEQVKYGYLKMISMAKKEIYIQTPYFVPDDAFMDALKIAALGGVHVNIMIPSKPDHPFVYWATFKNVASLLEAGAHVYLYDNGFLHAKTLTIDDEITSIGTTNMDHRSFTLNFEVNAFVYNEKLAQEVRESFEEDLKACSELTKDRYAQRGVWIKFKEAVSQLLAPIL; encoded by the coding sequence ATGCCCGAGTTCTTATATTCCATTCTTTATAATCAAAATGTATTACTCAATTACATATTTATAGGTGCATTTTTATTAAACCTAATTTTTATCTTTACTATTATCTTTATGGAAAGACGCAGTGCCAGTTCAATATGGGCGTGGATATTTGTACTCGGTCTCTTTCCACTCCTTGGATTTATTTTGTATTTATTATTCGGTCGACAAATCCAACGAAAATCCATCTTTAAGTTAAATCAACGTGATCAGATGGGCTTAGAAGCCATTGTCAATGAACAACTACATGCACTTAAAAACAATCAATTTGAAGCTGACAATCCGCATATTCAAAATTACAGCCGTATGATTCAAATGCTACTGTATAACAACGCTGCTTTTTACACGAATAACAATGAAATCACGCTTTTTACAGATGGACACCAAAAATTTAACAGCCTCAAAGAAGATATTCGAAATGCAAAATCTTATATCCACATCCAATATTATATTTTTAAACATGATACATTAGGAAAAAGTATATTAGCATTATTAGAAGAGAAACTCGAACAAGGTGTAGAAGTTAAAATGCTGTATGACGATATGGGCTCTCGAAGTTTAACATTACGTGATTTCAAACGATTTAAACAAAAAGGGGGACATGTCGAATCCTTTTTCCCTTCCAAGTTGCCGCTCATTAATTTGCGGATGAACAACCGAAATCACCGAAAAATTGTTGTCATCGATGGTTATATCGGTTATGTAGGAGGCTTTAATGTCGGAAATGAATATCTCGGTTTATCTAAAAAGTTCGGTTATTGGCGAGATACGCATTTACGTATTCAAGGTCAGGCTGTCAGTGCGCTTCAACTCCGCTTTATTTTAGATTGGAATTCACAGGCACATCGCGACAATATCACTTACAGTAGTCAGTATTTTCCACGTCATCAAGAAAATAAAGCTGGCAATATCGGGATTCAAATCGCTTCGAGTGGACCAGACGAGTTTTGGGAACAAGTGAAATATGGATATTTAAAAATGATTTCGATGGCCAAAAAAGAAATTTATATTCAAACGCCTTATTTTGTTCCTGATGATGCCTTTATGGATGCATTAAAAATTGCAGCATTAGGCGGTGTCCATGTGAATATCATGATTCCATCAAAGCCAGATCACCCATTTGTGTACTGGGCCACTTTTAAAAACGTTGCAAGCCTTCTTGAAGCAGGCGCACATGTCTACTTATACGATAACGGCTTTTTACATGCCAAAACCTTAACAATAGATGATGAAATTACAAGCATAGGGACAACGAATATGGATCATCGCAGCTTTACTTTAAATTTTGAAGTCAATGCATTCGTTTATAATGAAAAATTAGCTCAAGAAGTACGTGAAAGCTTTGAAGAGGATTTAAAAGCATGTTCGGAGTTAACAAAAGACCGTTATGCACAAAGAGGGGTATGGATTAAATTTAAAGAAGCAGTCAGCCAATTGCTCGCACCTATTTTATAA
- a CDS encoding HD domain-containing protein — translation MKQHIKAAEQYMRHCHAQDQSGHDIAHVLRVRKQALVIAQHYPDANLFHIEMSALLHDTIDDKLVEMTTARNALIAFFKKQQITPDDQQAILYIIENISYRKTQNVGTLQTIEAQIVQDADRLDALGAIGIARTFQFAGHFNEPMWTGTHTLHDMQQLVDMHALPPSAIKHFFEKLLHLKAHINTPEARQVAEQRHTFLEHFLLQFFDEWDTSSPSS, via the coding sequence ATGAAGCAACACATTAAGGCCGCTGAACAATATATGCGACATTGCCATGCACAAGACCAAAGTGGACACGATATTGCACACGTATTGCGTGTAAGAAAACAGGCACTAGTCATCGCACAACACTATCCCGATGCGAACTTATTTCACATTGAAATGTCAGCCCTGTTACATGACACAATTGATGATAAATTAGTAGAAATGACCACTGCACGAAATGCATTAATTGCGTTTTTCAAAAAACAGCAAATAACGCCTGATGATCAACAAGCGATTTTATATATCATTGAAAATATCAGTTATCGAAAAACTCAAAACGTCGGAACTTTGCAGACGATTGAAGCGCAAATCGTTCAAGATGCCGATCGTTTAGATGCTTTAGGTGCAATCGGTATCGCAAGAACCTTTCAATTTGCAGGCCATTTTAATGAACCGATGTGGACCGGGACACATACACTTCATGACATGCAACAACTTGTGGATATGCATGCACTTCCTCCTTCAGCAATCAAACACTTTTTTGAAAAGCTATTGCACTTAAAGGCGCATATCAATACACCAGAAGCCCGACAAGTTGCTGAACAGCGTCATACTTTTTTAGAACATTTTTTACTTCAATTTTTTGACGAATGGGACACCTCATCCCCTTCTTCCTAA
- the yidC gene encoding membrane protein insertase YidC, producing MKNKALLTMLVGVVFLLAGCDYSKPENRDGFFFNTFVQPMDRLIHWLGDHLNNNYGLAIIIIVLVVRIVLLPFMLSNYKNMHMMREKMKIAKPEISEAQEKVKRARTQEDKMAANQEMMQVYKKYDMNPMASMLGCLPLILQMPIVMGLFFVLKYPSDGGITKYSDFMWFQLDKPDIWITIIAGVLYFIQAYVSSANMPEEQRQMGYMMMIVSPIMIVWISFSSAAALGLYWSVSAAFLVVQTYLANVVYGKKAKEEVAPLIKKFEAEKNGKNTGKNTQVVSKKNKKK from the coding sequence ATGAAGAACAAAGCGTTATTGACAATGCTTGTAGGTGTCGTCTTTCTTCTAGCTGGTTGTGATTATAGTAAACCGGAAAATCGGGATGGATTCTTTTTTAATACATTCGTTCAACCGATGGACAGATTAATACACTGGTTAGGGGATCATCTGAATAACAATTATGGTTTAGCGATTATCATCATCGTATTGGTTGTACGTATCGTGTTATTACCATTTATGTTATCAAACTATAAAAACATGCACATGATGCGTGAAAAAATGAAAATTGCAAAGCCTGAAATATCAGAAGCACAAGAAAAAGTGAAACGTGCACGTACGCAAGAAGATAAGATGGCAGCAAATCAAGAAATGATGCAAGTTTATAAAAAATATGATATGAATCCAATGGCAAGTATGTTAGGTTGTTTGCCACTTATCCTGCAAATGCCAATTGTTATGGGTCTATTCTTTGTCTTGAAATATCCTTCAGACGGAGGAATTACGAAATATTCGGATTTCATGTGGTTCCAACTTGATAAACCAGATATTTGGATCACAATCATTGCCGGTGTACTTTACTTTATCCAGGCTTATGTATCAAGTGCAAATATGCCTGAAGAACAACGTCAAATGGGTTACATGATGATGATTGTATCGCCAATCATGATTGTCTGGATTTCATTTAGTTCAGCGGCGGCACTAGGTTTATACTGGTCTGTTTCAGCGGCATTCCTTGTGGTTCAAACGTATTTAGCGAATGTGGTGTATGGTAAAAAAGCAAAAGAAGAAGTTGCACCATTAATCAAAAAGTTTGAAGCAGAAAAAAACGGCAAAAATACAGGCAAAAACACACAAGTTGTCAGTAAAAAGAATAAAAAGAAATAA
- the thiE gene encoding thiamine phosphate synthase, giving the protein MGFDRKQLRVYFIAGTQDIKKGDLESILTAALEAGITMYQFREKGPSSLKGEDKKAMAIRLRDICRAYHVPFIVNDDIDLAIEIDADGVHVGQDDAKISSFKHLLKGKTIGLSVGSFEEYDQSDLTDVDYIGVGPVYETRSKSDAKRPGGIQLIRRMREYDAHIPMVAIGGITEENVASLIKNGADGIATISSITHSANIENSVKRYLQYFK; this is encoded by the coding sequence ATGGGTTTTGATAGAAAACAGTTACGTGTGTATTTTATTGCGGGTACACAAGATATCAAAAAAGGGGATTTAGAATCCATTTTAACAGCGGCTTTAGAGGCCGGTATTACAATGTATCAATTTCGTGAAAAGGGCCCTTCATCATTAAAGGGAGAAGATAAAAAAGCGATGGCGATACGTCTCAGAGATATTTGTCGTGCGTATCACGTGCCTTTTATAGTCAATGACGATATTGATTTAGCGATTGAAATTGATGCTGACGGGGTTCATGTGGGTCAAGATGATGCAAAGATTTCAAGTTTTAAGCATTTATTAAAAGGTAAAACGATAGGGCTTAGTGTTGGTAGTTTTGAAGAATATGATCAATCTGATTTAACTGATGTGGACTACATCGGCGTAGGCCCGGTATATGAAACGCGGTCTAAAAGTGATGCGAAAAGACCTGGTGGTATTCAATTAATTCGACGTATGCGTGAGTATGATGCGCATATTCCAATGGTTGCTATTGGAGGAATCACAGAAGAAAATGTTGCGTCCCTAATTAAAAATGGAGCGGATGGTATCGCAACGATTTCCTCCATTACACACAGTGCGAATATTGAAAACTCTGTGAAGCGTTATTTGCAGTATTTCAAATAA